A single Deinococcus betulae DNA region contains:
- a CDS encoding NUDIX domain-containing protein, with protein sequence MTDIRLPLGGLKFSVRVVILCTRGPFLLTNTGAGESGAGFHFLPGGAVGVDEATETAAQREWQEETGLPAGPLRLVGVMENFFGPAKKRQHELGFYYHMDAPDEVPAAPFLTLDNAEVSCQWVAFSNLETTPVYPLVVRELLEVPVGVVRHLVNRESPGT encoded by the coding sequence ATGACTGACATTCGTTTGCCACTGGGCGGCCTGAAATTCAGTGTCCGCGTGGTGATTCTGTGTACGCGCGGCCCCTTCCTGCTCACCAACACGGGCGCGGGGGAATCCGGTGCTGGCTTTCACTTTTTGCCGGGCGGCGCGGTGGGGGTGGATGAAGCCACCGAGACGGCCGCCCAGCGCGAGTGGCAGGAGGAAACCGGCCTGCCCGCCGGGCCTTTGCGGCTGGTGGGCGTCATGGAGAACTTCTTTGGCCCCGCCAAAAAGCGGCAGCACGAGCTGGGGTTCTACTACCACATGGACGCGCCCGATGAGGTGCCAGCCGCGCCGTTTCTGACGCTGGACAACGCCGAGGTGAGCTGTCAGTGGGTGGCGTTCAGTAACCTGGAGACCACCCCGGTGTATCCACTGGTGGTGCGGGAGCTGCTTGAGGTGCCCGTGGGCGTGGTGCGGCACCTCGTCAACCGGGAGAGCCCTGGAACCTGA
- a CDS encoding ATP-dependent helicase, producing the protein MSAPDLLSHLNPTQAQAADHFTGPALVIAGAGSGKTRTLIYRIAHLIGHYGVNPGEILAVTFTNKAAAEMRERASQLVPGADKLWMSTFHSAGVRILRAYGEHIGLRRGFVIYDDDDQLDILKEIMGSIPGIGPETSPRVLRGILDRAKSNLLTPADLDRSGEPFISGIPREAAAEAYRRYETRKKGQNAIDFGDLITETVRLFHEVPGVLNAVQNRAKFIHVDEYQDTNKAQYELTRLLASRDRNLLVVGDPDQSIYKFRGADIQNILDFQKDYADAKVYLLEHNYRSSARVLTIANKLIENNAERLDKTLKPVKEDGHPVVFHRATDHRAEGDFVAEWLTRLHNLEGRKFAEMAILYRTNAQSRVIEESLRRVQIPAKIVGGVGFYDRREIKDILAYARLAINPSDDVALRRIIGRPRRGIGDTALEKLLEWARINGTSLLTACARAEEDRILDRGAGKPVEFARLMDAMSDAADNYEPAQFLRYVIETSGYLDLLRQEGPEGAVRMENLDELINAAQEWAQDNEGTIADFLDDAALLSSVDDMRTKAENKGAPEDAVTLMTMHNAKGLEFPVVFIVGAEEGLLPSRGALVEAGGIEEERRLFYVGITRAMERLFLTAAQNRMQFGKTNAAEDSRFLEEIEGHFDTVDPYGQVVEYRAKTWKTYRPTVPAAVKNTSPMTADMAYRGGEKVKHPKFGEGQVLAVAGLGDRQEVTVHFPSAGTKKLLVKFANLSPA; encoded by the coding sequence GTGAGCGCGCCCGACCTTCTTTCGCATTTGAACCCCACGCAGGCCCAGGCCGCCGACCACTTCACCGGTCCGGCCTTGGTGATTGCCGGCGCGGGCAGCGGCAAGACCCGCACCCTGATTTACCGGATCGCCCACCTGATCGGGCACTATGGCGTGAACCCCGGCGAGATTCTGGCCGTGACCTTTACCAACAAGGCCGCCGCCGAGATGCGCGAGCGGGCCAGTCAGTTGGTGCCCGGCGCTGACAAACTCTGGATGAGCACCTTTCACAGTGCGGGCGTGCGGATTTTGCGCGCCTACGGCGAGCACATTGGGCTACGGCGCGGCTTCGTCATCTACGACGACGACGACCAGCTCGACATTCTGAAAGAAATTATGGGCTCTATTCCGGGGATCGGCCCTGAGACCTCGCCGCGGGTGCTGCGCGGCATTCTGGACCGGGCCAAGAGCAACTTGCTGACGCCGGCTGATCTGGACCGCAGCGGTGAGCCGTTTATTTCTGGTATCCCGCGTGAAGCGGCGGCCGAAGCCTACCGCCGCTACGAAACGCGCAAGAAGGGCCAGAATGCCATTGATTTTGGCGACTTGATTACTGAAACAGTGCGCCTCTTCCATGAGGTTCCGGGTGTCCTCAACGCGGTGCAAAACCGGGCCAAGTTTATTCATGTGGATGAGTATCAGGACACGAACAAGGCGCAATACGAATTGACGCGGCTGCTGGCTTCAAGAGACCGGAACCTCTTGGTCGTCGGAGACCCCGATCAGTCCATCTATAAATTTCGCGGCGCCGACATTCAAAACATCCTTGATTTTCAAAAGGATTATGCGGATGCCAAAGTGTATTTGCTAGAACATAATTATCGCTCCAGCGCCCGCGTGCTCACTATTGCTAATAAACTGATTGAAAACAACGCCGAGCGCCTGGACAAGACCCTCAAGCCGGTCAAAGAAGACGGACACCCCGTGGTCTTTCACCGCGCCACCGACCACCGTGCCGAGGGCGACTTTGTAGCGGAGTGGCTGACACGGCTGCACAATCTAGAGGGCCGCAAGTTCGCTGAAATGGCCATTCTGTACCGCACGAACGCCCAGTCCCGCGTGATCGAAGAGTCGCTGCGCCGGGTGCAGATTCCGGCCAAGATTGTTGGCGGCGTGGGTTTCTATGACCGCCGCGAAATCAAGGACATCCTGGCGTATGCCCGCCTGGCGATTAACCCCAGTGACGACGTGGCGCTGCGCCGCATCATTGGGCGGCCCCGGCGCGGCATTGGCGACACCGCACTGGAAAAGCTGTTGGAGTGGGCCCGCATCAACGGCACCAGTCTGCTGACCGCCTGCGCCCGCGCCGAGGAAGACCGCATTCTGGACCGGGGCGCGGGCAAGCCGGTCGAATTTGCCCGCCTGATGGACGCCATGAGCGACGCGGCTGACAACTACGAGCCGGCGCAGTTTCTGCGCTACGTGATTGAAACCAGCGGCTACCTCGACCTGCTGCGCCAGGAAGGCCCCGAGGGCGCTGTGCGGATGGAAAACCTGGACGAACTGATCAACGCTGCCCAGGAATGGGCGCAGGACAATGAGGGCACCATTGCCGACTTTTTGGACGACGCTGCGCTGCTCTCCAGCGTGGACGACATGCGCACTAAGGCCGAGAACAAGGGCGCGCCCGAAGACGCCGTCACCCTGATGACCATGCACAACGCCAAGGGCCTGGAGTTTCCAGTGGTGTTCATCGTGGGCGCCGAAGAAGGTCTGCTGCCCAGCCGGGGCGCGCTGGTCGAGGCGGGCGGCATTGAAGAGGAGCGGCGCCTGTTTTACGTGGGCATCACGCGGGCGATGGAGCGCCTGTTCTTGACGGCCGCCCAGAACCGGATGCAGTTTGGCAAGACTAACGCCGCCGAGGACAGCCGCTTTCTGGAAGAAATCGAGGGGCACTTTGACACCGTGGACCCCTACGGGCAGGTGGTCGAATACCGCGCCAAGACCTGGAAAACCTACCGCCCGACCGTGCCGGCAGCAGTCAAGAACACCAGTCCTATGACGGCGGATATGGCCTACCGAGGCGGAGAAAAGGTCAAGCATCCCAAGTTCGGGGAGGGGCAGGTGCTGGCGGTGGCAGGGCTGGGGGACCGGCAGGAGGTGACCGTGCATTTCCCAAGTGCCGGGACCAAGAAGCTGCTGGTCAAGTTTGCCAACCTCAGCCCGGCGTAA
- a CDS encoding cation diffusion facilitator family transporter gives MSLRASRLALGSVVVALVVLGLKFLAYALTGSVALYSDALESVINVAAAVAAFVALRVAARPADAGHPYGHTKAEYFSAVTEGVLIVLAAVAIAAEAIPALLHPAAVDAPLPGLAVNLGASVLNAGWAALLLRRGRALRSPALLADSRHLLSDVVTSVGVLLGVLAAKATGLAFLDPLLALLVALHILYSGAHLVRESVGGLMDAAVDAQTEARIRRLLSEHGEGALEMHDLRTRHAGRMTFIEFHMVVPGDMTVTSAHAICDRLEDALSAEMPDIHVTIHVEPQEQAKHHGVLVL, from the coding sequence ATGTCGCTGCGCGCCTCCCGGTTGGCGCTGGGCAGCGTGGTGGTGGCGCTGGTGGTCCTGGGCCTTAAATTTCTGGCCTACGCGCTGACTGGCAGCGTGGCGCTGTACTCGGACGCGCTGGAAAGCGTAATTAATGTGGCGGCAGCGGTGGCGGCGTTTGTGGCGCTGCGGGTGGCGGCCCGGCCGGCCGACGCCGGTCACCCCTACGGCCACACGAAAGCCGAGTATTTCAGCGCGGTGACCGAGGGCGTGCTGATTGTGCTGGCCGCCGTGGCCATTGCGGCCGAGGCTATTCCGGCGCTGCTGCACCCGGCGGCTGTGGACGCGCCGCTGCCGGGCCTGGCGGTGAACCTGGGGGCCAGTGTCCTGAACGCAGGATGGGCCGCGCTGCTGCTGCGCCGGGGCCGCGCGCTGCGGTCACCCGCGCTGCTGGCCGATAGCCGACACCTGCTGAGCGACGTGGTGACCAGTGTGGGCGTGCTGCTGGGGGTGCTGGCCGCCAAAGCAACAGGACTGGCGTTTCTGGACCCGCTGCTGGCGCTGCTGGTGGCCCTGCACATTCTGTACAGCGGCGCCCATCTGGTGCGCGAGAGCGTGGGCGGCCTGATGGACGCGGCGGTGGACGCCCAGACCGAGGCCCGCATTCGCCGGCTGCTCAGCGAACACGGCGAGGGCGCCCTGGAAATGCACGACCTGCGCACCCGCCACGCCGGCCGCATGACCTTTATCGAGTTTCATATGGTGGTGCCAGGCGACATGACGGTCACCAGCGCCCACGCCATCTGTGACCGTCTGGAAGACGCCCTGAGCGCCGAAATGCCGGACATCCACGTCACCATTCACGTTGAACCACAGGAACAGGCCAAGCACCACGGCGTGCTGGTGCTGTAA
- the fdhF gene encoding formate dehydrogenase subunit alpha — protein sequence MGEIDVPNDAHLRSRVGPTRPPLGARCSILVDGVAQAAHEGEPLLEVINRAQIELAQVCYHPQLGPVQTCDTCAVEIDGVIGRACGTPVRAGLVVRTQTNAARTAQRDAYDRLVANHDLYCTVCDNNNGNCTVHNTLTLLAPEHQTRPFQPKGYPKDTSNPFYQYDPDQCILCGRCVEACQNVQVNETLSIGWEMEQPRVLWDGGKPVGESSCVSCGHCVTVCPCNALIETSMVGQAGLFTGIPLPVWNAAIDVVKGVEVSTGLQAITAISEIESAGRDRYIQKTKTVCTYCGVGCSFDVWTKDRQLLKVEPGQGHANGISTCVKGKFGWDYVNSGERLTKPLIREATGFREASWDEALDLVASRLESIKAAHGPDALAFVASSKSTNEEIFLVQKFARQVIGTNNVDNCSRYCQSPATKGLSQTVGIGGDSGTIHDIEQATLVVTVGSNTAESHPVLATRIKRAQKLNGQQVIVFDLREHEMARRANQFIRPKPGTDFVWASALAKFILDNDLEDKVFLQNRVNGLDEYRESIADYTLAYAAAETGIPEATLEALARQIAAEDRVCILWAMGVTQQCGGSDTSAALSNLLLVTGNYGRTGTGAYPLRGHNNVQGAGDMGAMPDQVSGYQKITDPLAIQRHEREWGITLRPEKGIDNTEMMDAALEGTLKGLWISGEEMSLTDANVNHLAKGFEALDFLVVQDLYFTNTARYADVVLPAAASLEKEGTFTSTERRIQRLYQVMEPLKGTKPDWEIYQAVAQRLGANWAYTHPSDIMSEIARLTPSWVGVTYERLEGYRSLCWPVKEDGTDTPLLYTDRFHFPDGKAKLHPATYKPRQQAPSAEYDLHLNSGRMLEHFHEGNMTFQVPGIVSKAPDTFVEVSRELAAERGIQSGQWVRLVSPHGSVKVRALVTGRVQANELYLPMNARHAEAAVNRLTGSQGDSQTNTPAYKDASVRMELLPEVGDNPLPVTNHRWGHPTPQDGVEVERKWARPDYVFPGGLLPMHGDSLNTRVDNLSADD from the coding sequence ATGGGGGAAATTGATGTGCCGAACGACGCGCATCTGCGTTCGCGGGTGGGGCCGACCCGGCCACCACTGGGCGCGCGGTGCAGCATTCTGGTGGACGGCGTGGCGCAGGCCGCCCACGAGGGCGAGCCACTGCTAGAAGTGATTAACCGCGCGCAGATCGAACTGGCCCAGGTGTGCTACCACCCGCAACTGGGACCAGTCCAGACCTGTGACACCTGCGCCGTCGAGATTGACGGCGTCATTGGCCGGGCCTGTGGCACCCCCGTGCGGGCTGGGCTGGTCGTGCGGACGCAGACGAACGCGGCGCGCACCGCCCAGCGCGACGCCTATGACCGCCTAGTCGCCAACCACGACTTGTACTGCACCGTCTGCGACAACAACAACGGCAACTGCACCGTTCACAACACGCTGACCCTGCTGGCCCCCGAACACCAGACCCGGCCGTTTCAGCCCAAAGGCTATCCCAAAGACACCTCCAATCCTTTTTACCAGTACGACCCCGACCAGTGCATCTTGTGTGGCCGCTGCGTAGAGGCGTGCCAGAACGTCCAGGTCAACGAAACCCTGAGCATCGGCTGGGAGATGGAGCAGCCGCGCGTGCTGTGGGACGGGGGCAAGCCGGTCGGCGAGTCCAGTTGCGTGTCGTGCGGTCACTGCGTGACGGTGTGTCCCTGCAACGCCCTGATCGAGACCTCTATGGTGGGCCAGGCCGGCCTCTTCACCGGCATTCCCCTGCCGGTCTGGAACGCGGCCATTGACGTGGTCAAGGGCGTGGAGGTCAGCACGGGCCTGCAGGCCATCACCGCCATCTCGGAGATCGAGTCGGCCGGACGCGACCGCTATATCCAGAAAACCAAAACGGTTTGCACCTACTGCGGCGTGGGCTGCTCGTTTGACGTGTGGACCAAAGACCGGCAACTGCTCAAGGTGGAGCCGGGCCAGGGGCATGCCAACGGCATCTCCACCTGCGTCAAAGGCAAATTCGGCTGGGATTACGTGAACAGCGGCGAGCGCCTGACCAAACCGCTGATCCGCGAGGCCACTGGTTTCCGAGAAGCCAGCTGGGACGAAGCACTGGATCTCGTGGCCAGCCGCCTGGAGAGCATCAAGGCGGCGCACGGCCCGGACGCTCTAGCCTTTGTGGCCAGCAGCAAGAGCACCAACGAAGAGATCTTTCTGGTGCAGAAGTTCGCCCGCCAGGTCATCGGCACCAACAACGTGGACAACTGCTCGCGGTACTGCCAGTCGCCGGCCACCAAAGGGCTGTCGCAGACGGTGGGCATTGGCGGCGACAGCGGCACCATCCACGACATCGAGCAGGCCACCTTAGTCGTCACGGTCGGCAGCAACACCGCCGAAAGCCACCCGGTGCTGGCCACCCGCATCAAACGGGCGCAGAAACTGAACGGCCAGCAGGTCATCGTCTTTGATCTGCGTGAGCACGAGATGGCCCGGCGGGCCAATCAGTTTATCCGGCCCAAGCCTGGCACCGATTTCGTGTGGGCCAGCGCCCTGGCCAAGTTCATTCTGGACAACGACCTGGAAGATAAGGTGTTCTTGCAAAACCGGGTCAACGGCCTGGACGAATACCGTGAGTCCATTGCCGACTACACCCTGGCCTACGCAGCGGCAGAAACGGGTATTCCAGAAGCCACCCTTGAAGCCCTGGCCCGGCAAATTGCAGCCGAGGACCGGGTGTGCATCCTGTGGGCGATGGGCGTGACCCAGCAGTGTGGCGGCAGCGACACCAGCGCGGCCCTCAGTAACCTGCTGCTGGTGACAGGCAACTATGGCCGCACCGGCACCGGCGCCTATCCTCTACGCGGGCACAACAACGTACAGGGTGCGGGCGACATGGGCGCCATGCCCGACCAGGTCAGTGGCTACCAGAAAATCACGGACCCTCTGGCCATTCAGCGCCACGAACGTGAATGGGGCATTACCCTGCGCCCTGAAAAGGGCATAGACAACACCGAGATGATGGACGCCGCGCTGGAGGGCACACTGAAAGGCCTGTGGATCAGCGGTGAGGAGATGAGCCTCACGGACGCCAACGTCAACCATCTGGCCAAGGGCTTTGAAGCGCTCGACTTCCTGGTCGTGCAGGACCTGTATTTCACCAACACTGCCCGCTACGCCGATGTGGTGCTGCCCGCCGCCGCCTCGCTGGAGAAGGAAGGCACCTTCACCAGTACCGAGCGGCGCATTCAGCGGCTGTATCAGGTGATGGAGCCGCTGAAGGGCACCAAGCCCGACTGGGAGATTTATCAGGCAGTGGCCCAGCGGCTGGGGGCCAACTGGGCCTACACGCACCCGTCGGACATCATGTCCGAGATTGCGCGCCTGACGCCTTCCTGGGTGGGCGTCACCTACGAGCGGCTGGAAGGCTACCGCTCGCTGTGCTGGCCGGTGAAAGAAGATGGCACCGACACGCCGCTGCTGTACACCGACCGCTTTCACTTTCCGGACGGCAAGGCCAAGCTGCACCCCGCCACCTACAAACCTCGGCAGCAGGCGCCGAGCGCCGAATACGACCTGCACCTGAATAGCGGACGCATGCTGGAGCATTTTCACGAGGGCAACATGACGTTTCAGGTGCCCGGCATTGTCAGCAAGGCGCCCGATACCTTTGTGGAGGTCAGCCGTGAACTGGCCGCCGAGCGCGGGATTCAGAGCGGCCAATGGGTGCGCCTGGTCAGCCCGCACGGCTCAGTGAAGGTGCGCGCGCTGGTGACGGGCCGCGTGCAGGCCAACGAACTGTACCTGCCCATGAACGCCCGCCACGCCGAGGCCGCCGTCAACCGCCTGACGGGCAGCCAGGGTGATTCTCAGACCAACACGCCCGCCTACAAAGACGCCAGCGTCCGGATGGAACTGCTGCCTGAGGTCGGAGACAACCCCTTGCCCGTGACCAACCACCGTTGGGGCCACCCGACACCCCAGGACGGCGTTGAAGTCGAGCGCAAATGGGCGCGGCCCGACTATGTGTTTCCGGGCGGCCTGCTGCCTATGCACGGCGACAGCTTGAATACGCGGGTTGACAACCTCAGCGCCGATGATTGA
- a CDS encoding DUF1641 domain-containing protein, translated as MAKALDYAPRPPTSQERLASEVEDSTDALLEGLELLRVLHDHGVLNVLGKTVRGGEGLTASLLQILGGSGGTTFLRNVSELSRTLGTLDPREVGLLSHALTTGVAESARHVASGRGIGLGELMGLLKDRDVQVALGAILALLKGMGRALREANGETQENANQAEVSR; from the coding sequence ATGGCCAAAGCGCTTGACTATGCTCCCCGCCCTCCAACCTCTCAGGAACGCCTCGCCTCTGAGGTCGAGGACTCGACAGACGCCCTGCTAGAAGGCCTGGAACTCCTGCGTGTCCTGCACGACCACGGCGTGCTGAATGTGCTGGGCAAGACTGTGCGCGGCGGCGAGGGCTTGACCGCCTCGCTGCTTCAGATTCTGGGTGGTTCGGGCGGCACCACCTTTTTGCGCAACGTCTCTGAGCTGAGCCGGACGCTGGGCACCCTGGACCCGCGCGAGGTCGGCCTGCTGAGTCACGCCCTGACCACCGGCGTCGCCGAGAGCGCGCGGCATGTGGCCTCCGGGCGGGGGATAGGGCTGGGGGAACTGATGGGCCTCCTGAAAGACCGAGACGTACAGGTCGCGCTGGGCGCCATCCTGGCGCTGCTCAAGGGCATGGGCCGCGCCCTGCGTGAGGCGAACGGCGAAACGCAAGAGAACGCCAACCAGGCCGAGGTGAGCCGCTGA
- a CDS encoding formate dehydrogenase accessory sulfurtransferase FdhD, with translation MATEEPLALHLHTPDAQVPLGVLMRTPGHDHELLLGWLVSEGLLPAEFSLAPDPDNPNLWHLHTPDHARLAAGARLAVSSSACGVCGSGSIEQLLARATAPVWEAGDLSAGLLADLPERLRAVQPGFARTGGLHGAGLFTADGQLRAAFEDVGRHNATDKVVGWAQARGELPLRGQVLVVSSRAGFEIVQKAVVAGVAVVAAVGAATSLAVDTAAAFGITLCGFTREGRLTVYTGAERVQA, from the coding sequence GTGGCCACGGAAGAACCGCTGGCCCTGCATCTCCACACCCCAGATGCCCAGGTGCCGCTGGGCGTGCTGATGAGGACGCCTGGCCACGACCACGAGCTGCTGCTGGGCTGGCTGGTGTCAGAAGGGCTGCTGCCCGCCGAGTTCTCGCTGGCCCCTGACCCGGACAATCCCAACCTCTGGCACCTGCACACGCCCGACCACGCGCGGCTGGCCGCCGGGGCGCGACTGGCGGTGTCGTCCAGCGCGTGCGGGGTGTGTGGGTCAGGCAGCATAGAACAGCTGCTGGCGCGGGCCACGGCGCCAGTTTGGGAGGCAGGCGACCTCAGCGCGGGCCTGCTGGCCGACCTGCCTGAACGCCTGCGAGCGGTCCAGCCCGGTTTTGCCCGAACAGGTGGGCTGCACGGCGCAGGCCTCTTTACGGCGGATGGGCAGCTGCGCGCGGCCTTCGAGGATGTGGGGCGGCACAACGCCACCGACAAGGTGGTGGGCTGGGCACAGGCGCGCGGCGAGTTGCCCCTGCGTGGCCAGGTCCTGGTGGTCAGCAGCCGCGCAGGCTTCGAGATTGTGCAGAAGGCTGTGGTGGCAGGCGTCGCCGTGGTGGCCGCTGTAGGGGCTGCCACGAGTCTGGCTGTTGACACAGCTGCCGCATTTGGCATCACCCTCTGTGGATTTACGCGGGAAGGACGCCTGACGGTGTACACCGGCGCCGAACGGGTCCAGGCGTGA
- a CDS encoding alpha/beta fold hydrolase translates to MPTLRVRRPLSPRLRAWLLALLSALLGYLAAQAQPLVFRPPLIAGQDAVPPGAGGDARVALVQAGGPALHIQPAAGPARTLLVLYPGGLVRPQAYEWLARALSAQGVETVIPAFPADLAVLGAARAAALIERFGAGKRVVLAGHSLGGAMAAQYTARQPGRVDGLLLMAAYPAGNVSLKDQQLPVLSLLAEQDGVAAPDAVRGGLDRLPASTTLTVIPGAVHAFFGRYGPQKGDGLPTVTRAKAEEDISRAVIPFLARLAAASPGSE, encoded by the coding sequence ATGCCGACCCTCCGCGTTCGCCGCCCGCTCTCGCCCCGCCTGCGCGCCTGGCTGCTGGCTTTGCTGTCGGCGCTCTTGGGGTATCTGGCCGCCCAGGCCCAGCCCCTGGTCTTTCGGCCACCCCTGATCGCCGGGCAGGACGCTGTGCCGCCAGGGGCCGGCGGTGACGCGCGGGTGGCGCTGGTGCAGGCAGGCGGCCCCGCCCTGCATATTCAGCCGGCTGCAGGCCCGGCCCGGACCCTGCTGGTGTTGTATCCGGGCGGGCTGGTGCGGCCCCAGGCCTACGAGTGGCTGGCCCGCGCTCTGAGTGCCCAGGGGGTCGAAACGGTCATTCCGGCCTTTCCCGCCGACCTGGCGGTGTTGGGGGCGGCACGCGCCGCGGCCCTGATAGAGAGGTTTGGGGCGGGCAAGCGCGTGGTCCTGGCCGGGCATTCCCTGGGGGGCGCCATGGCCGCGCAGTACACCGCTCGGCAACCGGGGCGTGTAGACGGCCTGCTCCTGATGGCGGCCTATCCTGCTGGCAACGTCAGCCTGAAGGACCAGCAGTTGCCTGTGCTGTCCCTGCTGGCCGAGCAGGACGGCGTGGCTGCCCCGGACGCGGTGCGCGGCGGTCTGGACCGCTTGCCGGCCAGCACGACCCTAACCGTTATTCCGGGTGCGGTGCACGCTTTTTTTGGTCGCTATGGGCCTCAAAAGGGCGACGGCTTACCCACGGTCACCCGCGCGAAGGCTGAAGAAGACATCTCACGTGCAGTTATTCCGTTTCTGGCGAGGCTGGCAGCCGCCAGCCCTGGCTCGGAGTGA
- a CDS encoding class-III pyridoxal-phosphate-dependent aminotransferase — MSVLPPGFISARDVLDEKLSGPEVRRLELAHGNEELLYGLDVLGLAGPFYRVTPWELEDETGTRRINASGYAAMPFGEMPPAITSFMAEFLQKNRAMGLPQQSSGPWRAALQANLVRLLARDLASHADSQVFFCSSGTEAIEGALKFAKAWRPRAKFQISFGSGYHGKTLGSLSLTPNPEYQDIFRPLIPGALTSPYGDLDALAALLRRVGPDNVTCVVVEPIQGEGGVNIPPPGFLRGLGELCRRHGIPVIADEIQTGLGRTGHWFESAAQGLDPDIITLAKPLGGGMTAVGATIVRAPIYKKMLGGLSSKRHSNTFGGGALAMAVGVRSLEYLLEHDLPGRSRALGAQGLSRLQTLQGRFPGLLEEVRGQGLLMALQFRPMVGVPLPGSLKEIVFEATAILALRELHGAGVMANLSLSSKRTVRLTPALDMPDDVFATLMDRVEVFAQTHPNARDLLLKTPPQVTARLASFAARSPKKRTPSDG, encoded by the coding sequence ATGTCTGTCCTGCCTCCCGGTTTCATTTCTGCGCGTGACGTGCTGGACGAGAAGCTCAGCGGCCCAGAGGTGCGCCGCCTGGAACTCGCACACGGCAACGAAGAACTGCTGTACGGCCTGGACGTGCTGGGCCTGGCCGGGCCGTTTTACCGCGTGACCCCCTGGGAACTGGAAGACGAAACCGGCACGCGCCGCATCAATGCCAGCGGCTACGCGGCCATGCCCTTTGGCGAGATGCCCCCGGCCATCACGTCGTTCATGGCCGAGTTTCTGCAAAAAAACCGCGCGATGGGCCTGCCCCAGCAGTCCAGTGGGCCGTGGCGCGCGGCCCTGCAGGCCAATCTGGTGCGCCTGCTGGCCCGCGACCTGGCCAGCCACGCGGACAGTCAGGTCTTTTTCTGCTCCAGCGGCACCGAGGCCATTGAGGGCGCCCTGAAGTTTGCCAAAGCCTGGCGGCCCCGTGCCAAGTTTCAGATTTCCTTTGGCAGTGGCTACCACGGCAAGACCCTGGGCAGCCTGAGCCTGACCCCCAATCCCGAATATCAGGACATCTTCCGGCCTCTTATTCCCGGCGCGCTCACCAGTCCGTATGGCGACCTGGACGCGCTGGCCGCCCTGCTGCGGCGCGTGGGGCCGGACAACGTGACCTGTGTGGTCGTGGAACCCATTCAGGGCGAGGGTGGCGTGAATATTCCCCCGCCCGGCTTCCTCCGTGGCCTGGGCGAGCTGTGCCGGCGCCACGGGATTCCTGTGATTGCCGACGAGATTCAGACCGGGCTGGGCCGCACCGGCCACTGGTTCGAGTCGGCGGCTCAGGGGCTGGACCCGGACATCATCACGCTGGCCAAGCCGCTGGGCGGCGGCATGACGGCGGTGGGGGCCACCATCGTCCGCGCGCCTATCTATAAGAAGATGCTGGGTGGCCTGAGCAGCAAGCGTCACAGCAACACCTTTGGCGGCGGCGCCCTGGCGATGGCGGTGGGCGTCAGGAGCCTGGAATACCTGCTCGAACACGATCTGCCGGGGCGCAGCCGCGCGCTGGGGGCACAGGGCCTGAGCCGACTTCAGACCCTACAGGGCCGCTTTCCAGGGCTGCTGGAAGAGGTGCGGGGCCAGGGCCTCCTGATGGCGCTGCAATTCCGGCCGATGGTGGGTGTGCCGCTGCCCGGTTCCCTGAAAGAAATTGTCTTTGAAGCCACCGCCATCCTGGCCCTGCGCGAACTCCACGGCGCGGGCGTGATGGCCAACCTGTCGCTGAGCAGCAAGCGCACCGTGCGCCTGACCCCCGCCCTGGATATGCCGGACGACGTGTTTGCCACCCTGATGGACCGCGTAGAGGTTTTCGCCCAGACCCACCCGAACGCCCGTGACCTGCTATTGAAAACCCCGCCCCAGGTCACGGCCCGCCTGGCGAGTTTTGCGGCGAGAAGTCCAAAGAAGCGCACGCCAAGCGACGGGTAA
- a CDS encoding rhodanese-like domain-containing protein, whose translation MVSGSFTLIDLRPEALRQAEPLEALTLQLVLAVSLEAIEAGTHGLTPAHGPLLVVCERGVRSGLAAEYLRADGLDARAHPGGVPALRAQQD comes from the coding sequence ATGGTGTCTGGTTCCTTTACCCTGATTGACCTGCGCCCAGAGGCTCTGCGGCAGGCCGAGCCGCTGGAGGCGCTAACCCTGCAGTTGGTCCTGGCTGTCTCGCTGGAGGCCATCGAGGCAGGCACCCACGGCCTGACCCCAGCGCACGGCCCGCTGCTGGTGGTCTGCGAACGGGGCGTGCGGTCTGGGCTGGCGGCCGAATACCTGCGCGCCGATGGGCTGGACGCCCGCGCCCATCCCGGCGGGGTGCCGGCGCTCAGGGCCCAGCAGGACTAA
- a CDS encoding rhodanese-like domain-containing protein: MEDVTPQEGQRRVQAGALLVDVREQSEYDEVHAEGAQLLPLSELETRYAELPKDRELVMICRSGARSARAGEFLQGQGYGQVVNLAGGTMAWVNEGLPHVQGQG; this comes from the coding sequence ATGGAAGATGTCACCCCGCAAGAAGGGCAGCGCCGCGTGCAGGCTGGCGCGCTGCTCGTGGACGTGCGCGAGCAAAGCGAATACGACGAGGTTCACGCCGAGGGCGCCCAGCTGTTGCCCCTGAGCGAACTGGAAACGCGCTACGCCGAGCTGCCCAAGGACCGCGAACTCGTCATGATTTGCCGCAGCGGCGCCCGCAGCGCCCGTGCGGGCGAGTTCCTGCAAGGTCAGGGCTACGGTCAGGTCGTCAATCTGGCAGGTGGCACGATGGCCTGGGTGAACGAGGGCCTCCCTCACGTGCAGGGGCAGGGCTGA